From the genome of Vicia villosa cultivar HV-30 ecotype Madison, WI linkage group LG2, Vvil1.0, whole genome shotgun sequence, one region includes:
- the LOC131654008 gene encoding magnesium transporter MRS2-1-like gives MADLKERLLPPKPASAFTLREAASRPTASGRHPFQGVDVLEVKKRGQGLKSWIRVDTSGNSQVMEVDKFTMMRRCDLPARDLRLLDPVFVYPSTILGREKAIVVNLEQIRCIITADEVLLLNSLDKYVLQYVIDLQRKLTTTGAGEAGDVGEVWQSDNSDMNQRRGNRNFENLYSNTSPDYLPFEFRALEVALEAACTFLDTQAAELEIEAYPLLDELTSKISTLNLERVRRLKSRLVALTRRVQKVRDEIEQLMDDDGDMAEMYLTEKKSRMELSFYGDQSMIGYRSADGTSVSAPVSPVSSPPDSRRLDKSLSMARSRHESMRSTESNTENIEELEMLLEAYFVVIDSSLNKLTSLKEYIDDTEDFINIQLDNVRNQLIQFELLLTTATFVVAIFGVVAGVFGMNFEIPLFDVPSAFQWVLVITGVVGVCIFSAFVWFFKYRRLMPL, from the exons ATGGCAGATCTCAAAGAGAGGCTACTGCCACCAAAACCTGCATCGGCTTTTACTTTAAGAGAGGCTGCCAGTCGACCAACTGCCTCTGGAAGGCATCCTTTTCAAGGGGTGGATGTTTTGGAGGTCAAGAAGCGGGGCCAAGGTCTTAAATCATGGATTCGTGTTGATACGTCGGGGAACTCTCAGGTTATGGAGGTAGATAAGTTTACTATGATGAGGCGATGTGATCTTCCTGCCCGTGATCTTCGTTTGCTGGATCCTGTGTTTGTTTATCCGTCAACGATCCTTGGTAGGGAGAAGGCTATTGTTGTGAATCTGGAGCAGATACGGTGTATTATTACAGCAGACGAGGTTCTTCTCTTGAATTCGCTCGATAAATATGTATTGCAATATGTGATTGATCTCCAACGAAAGTTGACGACGACTGGGGCTGGCGAGGCTGGCGACGTAGGCGAGGTCTGGCAATCAGACAATTCTGACATGAACCAAAGGAGAGGCAATaggaattttgaaaatttatatagCAACACTTCCCCTGATTATTTGCCTTTTGAATTCAGGGCTCTTGAAGTTGCCCTCGAGGCAGCATGCACATTTCTTGACACCCAG GCGGCAGAGTTAGAAATTGAGGCCTATCCGTTACTGGATGAACTGACATCAAAGATCAGTACTCTTAATTTGGAACGTGTTCGTCGGTTGAAAAGCAGACTTGTTGCCTTGACTAGGAGAGTTCAGAAG GTTAGAGATGAAATAGAGCAGCTTATGGATGATGATGGTGATATGGCTGAAATGTACCTTACCGAGAAGAAAAGCCGGATGGAATTGTCATTTTATGGAGATCAGTCTATGATTGGATATAGATCAGCTGATGGTACATCCGTCTCTGCTCCAGTTTCTCCTGTTTCATCACCACCCGATTCTCGGAGGCTTGATAAGAGCTTGAGCATGGCTAGGAGTCGACACGAAAGCATGAGGAGTACTGAAAGTAATACAGAAAATATAGAAGAGCTTGAAATGTTGTTAGAAGCATACTTTGTTGTCATTGACAGCTCGCTAAACAAGTTGACATCG CTAAAAGAATACATCGATGACACAGAAGATTTCATCAACATTCAACTG GATAATGTGCGGAATCAACTAATCCAATTTGAGCTTTTGCTCACAACTGCAACATTTGTGGTTGCAATCTTTGGAGTGGTGGCAGGAGTATTTGGGATGAACTTTGAAATTCCATTATTTGATGTCCCATCTGCATTCCAATGGGTCCTTGTAATAACAGGAGTCGTCGGAGTTTGTATATTTTCTGCATTCGTATGGTTCTTCAAATACAGAAGACTCATGCCGCTTTAG